One Aquisediminimonas profunda genomic region harbors:
- a CDS encoding DUF2339 domain-containing protein — translation MGIAVWGAVVGALLGFVLADFSQFGFIFGGALGAGLGVWLRSAIRQEIGDAVRSALSGGITNAPSAQPAPATSAAVRPQSEPARVVTKPVGDAPKIEESPAPGTRSAAPFGAPLPRRLEPSPPSPASVFMGKARDWLFGGNTILRVGIVILFLGLVFLVRFAAMAGLFPIEARLSLVAAVGVVLLAIGLRKRTERPAFSLSLQGAGIAILYLVVFAAARGYGIVPPVAAFALLILFAALGCALAVMQDSLVMAFIAFLGGFAVPVLLGGRSETPLGLFTYMTTLNLAIFGIAWKKRWRPLNLLGFVATFALASLWGFSAYEPQHYLLCQGFLIVSMAIYLATAVLYAHNTPGKFGNYADSTLLFGTALAGFGLQVGLVHDRPFASAWSALGFGAAYIAVTAMTIRRGRPEMRLLNECLLAIGIGFVTLAVPLALDVNWTSCVWALEGAGAFWVGARQARWVPRCLGLVLQAVAALLTLAEASSALSAIPLANSGFLQPMLVALPMIFTAWIMRKPLDHSGSSWAKGYAVVEGGLRQIWFLGGFTFVCQSIVLEALRATPDARFGALQVFSTHTQVYAIMLGVLGAMTLADGFGRKNDWSVAGWPAKLSLPFVSICLLLAMIEGRHLLYLPDILFWSAALGLHIWLLRRQPVSVWTHAMHVGGVLLVTALVADCIWLGIESGNLWETSWAGVTFLVSATAILLLLVQWPGRAARSGSPADFSWPLNPYAKAYWLHGAVVLAVLVYVGALSTCLVAEGVTDPLPYIPLLNPVDLSALLALAALALWRKLLQAARPRVETVQLVTGRAGLAAMALLAFVLANTIWLRSAHHLLGVDWQTDALAGSQIVQSGYSILWALMAMGLMFLARSRAERLPWLAGAVLLAIVVAKLAFVDMSQVEGLARIIAFIAVGVLMLLIGYFVPIPPRAEGTKEAAA, via the coding sequence ATGGGAATAGCGGTTTGGGGCGCCGTTGTCGGCGCTTTGCTGGGCTTTGTCCTTGCAGATTTCTCCCAATTCGGGTTTATCTTCGGGGGTGCGCTCGGCGCTGGCTTGGGGGTATGGCTCCGCTCGGCAATCCGTCAGGAAATAGGGGATGCGGTGCGTTCGGCACTGTCTGGTGGCATCACGAATGCACCATCTGCGCAGCCAGCACCTGCGACGTCGGCCGCCGTCAGACCTCAATCCGAGCCTGCGCGCGTGGTGACCAAGCCGGTTGGCGACGCACCGAAGATCGAAGAGTCGCCCGCGCCTGGTACCAGGTCCGCCGCCCCGTTTGGCGCGCCGCTTCCCCGGCGTCTGGAGCCTTCACCGCCTAGCCCCGCATCGGTGTTCATGGGCAAGGCAAGGGATTGGCTTTTTGGCGGTAACACCATCCTACGGGTCGGCATTGTCATCCTGTTCTTGGGCCTGGTCTTCCTTGTGCGTTTCGCAGCCATGGCCGGCTTGTTTCCGATTGAGGCGCGGCTTTCACTGGTCGCGGCCGTTGGGGTCGTGCTGCTCGCGATCGGGCTCAGGAAACGGACCGAGCGACCCGCCTTTTCGCTGTCCTTGCAGGGCGCAGGCATCGCGATCCTCTATCTCGTCGTCTTTGCGGCGGCTCGCGGCTACGGCATCGTGCCCCCGGTTGCGGCCTTTGCTCTCCTGATCCTGTTCGCTGCACTCGGCTGCGCACTGGCTGTGATGCAGGATTCGCTCGTGATGGCGTTTATTGCGTTCCTCGGCGGCTTTGCCGTTCCTGTTTTGCTTGGGGGTCGCAGTGAAACGCCGCTGGGCCTGTTCACCTACATGACGACGCTCAACCTCGCGATCTTTGGCATCGCCTGGAAAAAGCGTTGGCGACCGCTCAACCTTCTCGGGTTTGTCGCAACCTTTGCGCTCGCGTCGCTCTGGGGCTTCTCGGCCTATGAGCCGCAGCACTATCTGCTGTGTCAGGGTTTCCTGATTGTCTCCATGGCGATCTATCTCGCAACCGCAGTCCTCTATGCGCACAACACGCCGGGCAAGTTCGGCAATTATGCCGATTCAACTCTGCTGTTCGGCACGGCGCTCGCCGGGTTCGGCTTGCAGGTCGGACTGGTTCATGACCGGCCCTTTGCATCGGCATGGTCGGCGCTCGGTTTTGGCGCGGCCTATATTGCAGTCACCGCCATGACCATTCGCAGAGGCAGGCCCGAAATGCGCCTGCTGAACGAATGCCTGCTCGCCATCGGCATCGGATTTGTAACCTTGGCAGTACCATTGGCGCTCGATGTCAACTGGACATCCTGTGTCTGGGCTCTTGAGGGGGCGGGCGCTTTCTGGGTCGGCGCGCGACAGGCGCGCTGGGTGCCCCGTTGTCTGGGGCTGGTGCTGCAGGCCGTCGCCGCATTGCTGACGCTGGCTGAAGCAAGCTCGGCACTGTCCGCCATTCCGCTCGCCAACAGCGGGTTCCTTCAACCGATGCTGGTTGCCTTGCCGATGATCTTCACGGCCTGGATCATGCGCAAGCCTCTGGACCACAGCGGTTCGTCATGGGCGAAAGGCTATGCTGTGGTCGAAGGCGGCCTGCGCCAGATCTGGTTTCTGGGAGGCTTTACCTTTGTCTGCCAGTCAATCGTGCTCGAGGCACTGCGCGCGACGCCTGACGCAAGGTTCGGCGCACTGCAAGTGTTCTCCACTCACACGCAAGTCTATGCGATCATGCTCGGCGTGCTGGGAGCCATGACCCTGGCTGACGGGTTCGGCAGGAAGAACGACTGGTCGGTTGCCGGCTGGCCGGCCAAGCTCAGCCTGCCGTTTGTTTCGATATGCCTTCTCCTCGCGATGATCGAGGGACGACATCTGCTCTACCTTCCGGATATCCTCTTTTGGAGCGCGGCGCTGGGCCTCCATATCTGGCTGCTCCGCCGCCAGCCGGTTTCAGTCTGGACTCATGCAATGCACGTCGGTGGTGTGCTTCTGGTCACCGCGCTGGTTGCCGACTGCATTTGGCTGGGCATCGAAAGTGGCAATCTGTGGGAGACGTCCTGGGCAGGCGTGACCTTCCTCGTCAGTGCAACCGCGATCCTCCTCCTGCTTGTGCAATGGCCGGGCAGGGCAGCGCGATCCGGGTCTCCAGCCGACTTTTCATGGCCGCTCAATCCCTATGCAAAGGCCTATTGGCTCCACGGTGCGGTCGTACTTGCCGTGCTGGTCTACGTCGGCGCGCTGTCAACATGCCTTGTAGCAGAGGGCGTCACCGATCCGCTCCCCTATATTCCGCTGCTCAATCCTGTCGACTTGTCCGCACTTCTCGCGCTTGCCGCTCTCGCGCTCTGGCGCAAATTGCTGCAAGCGGCGCGGCCGCGCGTCGAAACAGTGCAACTGGTGACGGGCCGGGCCGGATTGGCGGCGATGGCCCTGCTGGCATTTGTCCTTGCCAACACGATCTGGCTGCGCAGCGCACATCATCTGCTCGGCGTCGACTGGCAGACCGATGCCCTGGCCGGGAGCCAGATCGTCCAGTCCGGCTATTCGATCCTCTGGGCCCTGATGGCGATGGGCCTGATGTTCCTTGCCCGCAGCCGCGCGGAACGGCTTCCCTGGCTGGCTGGTGCCGTGCTTCTCGCCATCGTCGTGGCGAAGCTGGCGTTTGTTGACATGTCGCAGGTGGAGGGACTTGCACGCATCATCGCCTTTATTGCCGTGGGCGTGCTCATGTTGCTCATTGGCTATTTCGTGCCGATACCACCCCGAGCCGAGGGAACGAAGGAGGCTGCGGCATGA
- a CDS encoding DUF302 domain-containing protein, producing MMLPIIRNARATILAVSASLSLTAGTASLAATTAPQSTAVAQGVQTVRSAYGIDETVARLKADIAAKGIRFFTDIDQAELGAGANIAIRPSRLILFGNPPLGVQFLSANRFAGLDWPVRMLVFQEADGSVTVAWTDFAYIGTRYALKDREAQLKMASEVAASIASSVAR from the coding sequence ATGATGCTTCCCATTATTCGCAACGCGCGTGCCACAATTCTGGCAGTTTCGGCGTCTCTCTCGCTGACTGCCGGAACTGCGAGCCTTGCAGCAACGACCGCACCGCAGAGCACTGCCGTGGCTCAAGGCGTGCAAACCGTGCGCAGTGCCTATGGCATTGACGAAACAGTCGCCAGGCTAAAGGCGGATATTGCCGCCAAGGGCATTCGCTTCTTCACCGATATTGACCAGGCCGAACTTGGTGCGGGTGCGAATATCGCAATACGCCCGTCCCGGTTGATCCTGTTCGGCAACCCGCCCCTCGGCGTCCAGTTCCTTTCGGCAAACCGCTTCGCCGGCCTCGACTGGCCGGTTCGGATGCTCGTGTTTCAGGAGGCCGATGGCAGCGTGACAGTCGCCTGGACAGATTTTGCCTATATTGGCACAAGATACGCACTCAAGGATCGTGAGGCTCAACTCAAGATGGCCAGTGAAGTTGCCGCTTCCATTGCTTCGAGTGTCGCTCGGTAG
- a CDS encoding YeeE/YedE thiosulfate transporter family protein produces the protein MFASISLICAALMGYAIQRGATCTVAAVGEIVENRSAHRLVALAEAALWVAAGLVVARQFGIVTHLPGGIATSGWTVAGGALLGLGAWLNRACVFGAIARLGSGEWVYLATPLGFFFGALTLPLVFGMPTPQMLTEGSMLLRIPVWAGWIAMPLVLWRLAAHLTRSGRTIWSPHEATLVIGLTFLVLLVIAGPWTYTELLTDAAKGMVGHVAFRTILFVALLSGAWYGGWTAGRFKSRRISAADIARCLVGGLLMGWGSLVLPGGNDSLILVGMPLLHAHAWLGIGTMCLVIAGMLLLERRWA, from the coding sequence GTGTTTGCATCCATTTCGCTGATCTGCGCTGCGCTGATGGGCTATGCCATACAGCGCGGCGCCACCTGTACCGTGGCCGCGGTTGGCGAAATTGTCGAAAACCGGTCTGCCCATCGCCTTGTTGCCTTGGCGGAAGCCGCCCTGTGGGTTGCAGCCGGACTTGTTGTTGCGCGCCAGTTCGGCATTGTCACGCATTTGCCGGGCGGCATCGCCACGAGCGGCTGGACAGTGGCGGGCGGCGCCTTGCTTGGCTTGGGAGCATGGCTCAACCGCGCCTGCGTTTTTGGGGCCATTGCCCGGCTTGGCTCCGGTGAATGGGTTTATCTGGCGACGCCCTTGGGCTTCTTTTTCGGCGCGCTGACGTTACCCTTGGTCTTTGGCATGCCCACGCCCCAAATGCTGACTGAAGGATCCATGCTGCTTCGCATTCCCGTCTGGGCGGGCTGGATTGCGATGCCCTTAGTCCTGTGGCGGCTCGCAGCGCACCTCACACGATCAGGACGCACGATCTGGAGCCCTCATGAAGCCACGCTCGTCATTGGCCTGACCTTTCTCGTTTTGCTCGTCATCGCGGGCCCGTGGACCTATACCGAATTGCTGACCGACGCGGCAAAAGGGATGGTAGGCCATGTTGCCTTTCGCACGATCCTGTTTGTCGCACTTCTGTCCGGGGCCTGGTATGGTGGCTGGACAGCCGGCCGTTTCAAGAGTCGCCGGATCTCCGCTGCCGATATCGCGCGCTGCCTTGTCGGGGGCTTGTTGATGGGATGGGGCAGCCTCGTCCTTCCCGGCGGCAATGATAGCCTGATTCTTGTGGGCATGCCCTTGCTCCACGCCCACGCCTGGCTTGGCATAGGCACGATGTGCCTTGTGATTGCTGGCATGCTGCTCCTCGAACGGCGATGGGCCTGA
- a CDS encoding lysophospholipid acyltransferase family protein → MGLRRIIGPLWAFANLAFACLLVLPWLTTKPQSRVARRLERLFFGWITKGFGLDVRCEGRAAPHALFIANHISWADIPILASVLEADFVAKSDIRQWPFIGWLARRYNPVFIDRERRGRAGAHAAAVRQRLKDRRSVILCPEGTTSVGTGILPFRTSLFSAADDAAIVQPVVIRYLDRTGNALCTKRQRDVAWIDDDDLLSGAARMAREHIMVKLVFLPPMKASDFPDRKALAEAAHAAMSAVYATAPKRPR, encoded by the coding sequence ATGGGCCTGAGGCGCATCATTGGCCCCTTATGGGCATTTGCCAATCTGGCGTTCGCATGCCTGCTCGTCCTGCCCTGGCTGACCACGAAACCGCAAAGCCGGGTCGCGCGCCGTCTTGAGCGGCTGTTCTTCGGGTGGATTACAAAAGGATTCGGCCTTGACGTCAGGTGTGAAGGCCGCGCCGCGCCGCATGCCCTGTTCATCGCCAATCATATCAGCTGGGCAGACATACCCATTCTCGCCTCTGTTCTTGAAGCGGATTTCGTCGCGAAATCGGATATCCGCCAGTGGCCGTTCATCGGCTGGCTTGCGCGGCGCTACAATCCCGTCTTTATCGATCGGGAACGACGCGGCAGAGCCGGTGCGCATGCTGCTGCCGTACGCCAAAGGCTCAAGGACAGGCGCTCGGTCATCCTCTGCCCGGAAGGCACGACTTCGGTTGGCACTGGAATTCTCCCATTCCGCACCAGCCTCTTTTCAGCAGCCGACGATGCTGCAATCGTGCAGCCGGTCGTGATCCGTTATCTTGACAGGACGGGCAATGCTTTGTGCACGAAGCGACAACGCGACGTGGCCTGGATAGATGATGACGATCTGCTTTCGGGCGCAGCGAGGATGGCGCGCGAGCATATAATGGTGAAACTCGTGTTCCTCCCCCCAATGAAAGCGAGCGACTTTCCAGATCGCAAGGCGCTTGCCGAGGCGGCCCATGCGGCCATGTCGGCAGTCTATGCCACCGCTCCGAAGCGGCCAAGATAA
- a CDS encoding GNAT family N-acetyltransferase: MLSVRLASCKGDIQAAQKLRWDVFCAERGARLDHGPIGLDADPFDDVCDHLLVEDLVSGVPVVVGTYRLLRESIAQKHGGFYTAGEYVLESFPRSTDPNSELLELGRSCVAPAYRDAGTIQLLWRGIATYLERHRISMMFGCASFHGVDPDDHADTLSYLYHNHLAPPHLRARALDRRHVEMARLPIGGYDPRLAMRKLPPLIKGYLRVGAMVGDGAVIDEPFNTVDVFMVMPVASISARYLGRFGAVA, from the coding sequence ATGCTGTCTGTTCGCTTGGCCAGCTGCAAAGGTGACATCCAGGCAGCACAGAAATTGCGCTGGGATGTCTTTTGTGCAGAACGAGGCGCGCGCCTGGACCATGGCCCGATCGGCCTTGACGCCGATCCGTTTGACGATGTTTGCGATCATTTGCTCGTTGAGGATCTTGTCAGTGGTGTTCCGGTCGTCGTTGGCACGTATCGATTGCTGCGAGAGAGCATCGCGCAGAAGCATGGCGGCTTTTACACCGCAGGAGAATATGTCCTCGAGAGCTTCCCGCGGAGCACCGATCCGAATAGCGAACTGCTCGAACTCGGGCGGTCGTGCGTTGCGCCGGCCTATCGCGATGCAGGGACCATCCAGTTGCTCTGGCGCGGTATCGCGACCTATCTCGAGCGGCACCGGATTTCCATGATGTTCGGGTGTGCGAGTTTCCACGGTGTCGACCCGGATGACCATGCGGACACGCTGTCCTATCTTTATCACAATCATCTGGCACCGCCGCATCTCAGGGCGCGGGCGCTTGATCGCCGTCATGTCGAGATGGCACGCCTTCCGATCGGTGGCTATGATCCAAGGCTGGCGATGCGCAAGCTGCCGCCCCTTATCAAAGGTTATTTGCGGGTCGGTGCGATGGTCGGCGACGGCGCTGTGATTGATGAGCCGTTCAACACCGTCGATGTCTTCATGGTCATGCCCGTCGCTTCGATATCCGCCCGTTATCTTGGCCGCTTCGGAGCGGTGGCATAG
- a CDS encoding LysR family transcriptional regulator, translated as MEMQQVRYFVALAQTLNFTRAAEMCNVTQPALTRAIQQLEHELGGPLFNRERGNSHLTELGRIMLPYLEGVDAQTRAAKDVAKAVKGLKKVKLRIGVMCTIGPQLVAGLLPRFQANNPDVEIEVIDDGAPQMVERLEKGDLEIAILGSHETLPDSLHQLRIFDEKFVILLPPNHPLSANPSVRAADLHEQPYVSRSQCEVFRYVAGDLKSRGVEPRVVFRSPRDDWVQGMIKAGLGFGFFPESSVTDPDVVVRPLVDPEYTRSVFLATVRGRPHSPAVGAFIREARYHKWPTSVD; from the coding sequence ATGGAGATGCAGCAGGTTCGCTATTTCGTGGCGCTTGCCCAGACGCTCAATTTCACGCGGGCTGCGGAGATGTGCAATGTGACCCAACCCGCGCTGACTCGCGCGATCCAACAGCTTGAACATGAACTTGGCGGACCGCTTTTCAACCGGGAACGCGGCAATTCGCACCTGACGGAGCTTGGGCGTATCATGTTGCCCTATCTTGAAGGCGTCGATGCCCAGACACGGGCCGCCAAGGACGTGGCGAAGGCCGTAAAGGGCCTGAAGAAGGTCAAGCTGAGGATCGGTGTGATGTGCACGATCGGTCCGCAGTTGGTCGCTGGGCTTCTGCCCCGGTTCCAGGCCAACAACCCGGACGTCGAAATCGAAGTGATCGACGATGGTGCTCCGCAAATGGTGGAACGGCTCGAAAAGGGAGACCTTGAGATCGCCATTCTCGGCAGCCATGAAACCTTGCCGGATTCGCTCCACCAATTGAGAATCTTCGACGAGAAATTCGTCATCCTTCTGCCGCCGAACCATCCGTTGAGCGCCAATCCGTCGGTCCGTGCGGCGGACCTTCACGAGCAACCCTATGTCAGCCGCTCGCAATGCGAAGTCTTCCGCTACGTTGCCGGGGACCTCAAGAGCAGGGGCGTCGAACCGCGCGTAGTCTTTCGCTCTCCGCGTGACGATTGGGTTCAGGGGATGATCAAGGCTGGCCTTGGTTTCGGCTTTTTTCCGGAGTCGTCGGTCACGGATCCGGACGTGGTTGTCAGGCCGCTGGTTGATCCCGAATATACCCGCAGCGTCTTCCTGGCGACTGTGCGCGGGCGGCCGCATTCGCCGGCTGTCGGGGCTTTTATTCGAGAGGCCCGATATCATAAATGGCCAACTTCGGTGGACTGA
- a CDS encoding carboxymuconolactone decarboxylase family protein: protein MRKPSRPGAARPESKSRYARGLDVLLSMSQEKMDLVTDRLAEVAPDFARMVVEFAFGDVFARPALDMHARELVAIAVLTARGDAIAPLRAHVSSATKLGLSREQIVEAMMQVSIYSGFPVVINALTACHDLLTTATDPDCAVCPAPGQSTEVGHL, encoded by the coding sequence ATGCGTAAACCATCTCGACCCGGCGCGGCGCGACCTGAGAGCAAGAGTCGCTATGCCCGCGGGCTTGATGTCCTGCTGTCCATGTCGCAGGAAAAAATGGATCTCGTCACTGACCGGCTTGCCGAAGTTGCCCCGGATTTTGCCCGCATGGTCGTCGAATTTGCCTTTGGCGACGTGTTCGCCCGCCCTGCCCTCGACATGCATGCACGCGAACTTGTCGCCATTGCCGTGCTCACAGCCCGGGGAGACGCGATCGCTCCGCTGCGCGCCCATGTTTCGTCAGCAACGAAGTTGGGGCTTTCGCGCGAGCAGATCGTCGAAGCGATGATGCAGGTTTCCATCTACTCCGGTTTCCCGGTTGTCATCAATGCACTGACGGCCTGCCACGATCTATTGACCACGGCCACAGATCCGGACTGCGCGGTCTGTCCCGCGCCGGGTCAGTCCACCGAAGTTGGCCATTTATGA
- a CDS encoding cupin domain-containing protein has protein sequence MTKTLIAALAATALGGFATPAFAGECPAGNVGPNPLAGAATAPSGVTDTVLASVDLGPEIGVDGRQLRTRRLVLQPGGIVPLHSHADRPALIITIKGEVTEYRSTCTTPIVHHAGEISREAGGLSHWWKNTGTTEAVLLSSDVHHGQ, from the coding sequence ATGACGAAAACTCTTATTGCCGCATTGGCCGCGACCGCTCTGGGCGGTTTCGCCACGCCAGCCTTTGCTGGCGAATGCCCGGCCGGCAACGTCGGCCCCAATCCTCTCGCTGGCGCTGCGACCGCGCCGTCTGGCGTCACGGACACCGTGCTTGCATCGGTTGATCTTGGTCCGGAAATCGGCGTGGACGGACGCCAGCTCCGCACGCGGCGGCTCGTCCTGCAGCCCGGGGGCATTGTTCCCCTTCACAGTCATGCCGACCGACCTGCCCTGATCATCACGATCAAGGGTGAAGTCACGGAGTATCGCAGCACCTGCACAACACCGATCGTGCACCACGCTGGCGAGATTTCTCGCGAGGCGGGTGGCCTTTCGCACTGGTGGAAGAATACCGGAACGACAGAAGCCGTGCTCCTGTCATCTGACGTCCACCACGGCCAGTAA
- a CDS encoding 3-hydroxybutyrate dehydrogenase: MGKVAVVTGSTSGIGLGIAQALARAGADVMLNGLGDQVEIEKIRASLSAEAGVRVGYHGADLLNAGGAAAIVTDTIERLGRVDILVNNAGIQHVSPIEDFPVEKWDAIIALNLSAAFHATRAAFAPMKAAGWGRIVNVASAHGLVASPFKSAYVAAKHGVLGLTKTVALEGAEHGVTCNAICPGYVWTPLVENQIDATAEARGISRDDVIRNVLLAAQPSKRFADVDELGALTVFLCSEAARSITGAAMPVDGGWTAQ, from the coding sequence ATGGGCAAGGTCGCGGTCGTGACTGGATCGACCAGCGGCATTGGCCTTGGCATTGCCCAGGCCCTTGCCCGGGCTGGAGCGGATGTCATGCTCAACGGCCTTGGAGATCAGGTCGAAATCGAGAAGATCCGCGCGAGCCTGTCTGCGGAAGCCGGCGTGCGCGTTGGATATCACGGCGCAGATCTTCTGAACGCCGGCGGCGCAGCAGCCATTGTCACAGACACGATTGAGCGCCTGGGTCGCGTCGATATCCTCGTCAACAATGCTGGTATTCAGCACGTCAGCCCGATCGAGGATTTTCCCGTCGAGAAATGGGATGCAATCATCGCGCTCAACCTCTCGGCGGCCTTTCATGCCACCCGCGCAGCCTTCGCACCGATGAAGGCGGCAGGCTGGGGACGCATCGTGAATGTCGCATCCGCGCACGGCCTTGTCGCATCGCCGTTCAAGAGTGCCTATGTCGCGGCCAAGCATGGCGTTTTGGGTCTGACGAAAACCGTCGCGCTCGAAGGTGCAGAGCATGGCGTGACCTGCAACGCCATTTGCCCGGGCTATGTCTGGACGCCGCTGGTCGAAAACCAGATTGATGCCACGGCCGAAGCCAGAGGCATCAGCCGGGACGATGTCATCCGCAACGTCCTTCTCGCCGCCCAGCCCAGCAAGCGGTTTGCAGACGTCGATGAGCTCGGCGCGCTGACCGTGTTCCTCTGCAGCGAGGCCGCGCGGTCCATAACCGGGGCAGCCATGCCGGTCGATGGCGGCTGGACGGCGCAGTAA
- a CDS encoding patatin-like phospholipase family protein, giving the protein MTHSLKAEIAQYGQAVLVFQGGGALGAYQVGVYQALHEAGIEPDWVIGTSIGAINASIIAGNEPADRLDRLTEFWKRVEHGHIFETPAQGLFGNLFNPVRTMSAIMGGIPSFFTPNPLAFLSPHVPLGSEGAGYYSTDPLRKTLADLTDFDLINQGGTRLTVGAANVRTSEMHYFDSRDMSLDTRHVLASGALPPAFPAVRIDGELYWDGGIVSNTPVEAVFDDAPRRDAMVFAVHLWNPHGGEPKSIWDVMNRQKDIQYSSRANSHIARQRQLHKLRHVITQLAAMVPQGTQHDTDVDTLAGYGCVTKMHVIRLLAPALDHEDHSKDVDFSPRGIRERREAGYRDTLAVLKEAPWRADNDPLEGFILHEAMGGDLVEVDAA; this is encoded by the coding sequence ATGACACATTCCCTCAAGGCCGAGATCGCGCAATATGGCCAAGCCGTTCTGGTTTTTCAGGGCGGAGGAGCGCTGGGTGCCTATCAGGTCGGCGTCTATCAGGCCCTGCACGAAGCCGGGATCGAGCCGGACTGGGTCATCGGGACCTCAATTGGCGCCATCAATGCATCGATCATTGCGGGGAACGAACCCGCCGATCGGCTCGACCGGCTGACCGAGTTCTGGAAGCGTGTCGAACATGGCCACATATTCGAAACACCGGCACAGGGCCTGTTTGGCAATTTGTTCAATCCAGTGCGCACAATGTCTGCCATCATGGGGGGAATTCCTTCGTTCTTTACGCCCAATCCACTCGCCTTCCTCAGCCCCCATGTACCGCTTGGGTCGGAAGGCGCCGGCTATTATTCGACCGACCCGCTGCGCAAGACGCTTGCTGACCTGACCGATTTTGACCTGATCAATCAGGGCGGAACACGCCTGACCGTAGGCGCCGCGAATGTCAGGACCAGCGAGATGCACTATTTCGACTCGCGCGACATGTCGCTGGATACGCGACATGTTCTGGCCTCGGGAGCACTGCCCCCCGCATTCCCCGCAGTCCGGATCGATGGCGAGCTCTACTGGGACGGTGGCATTGTTTCCAATACGCCCGTTGAGGCCGTTTTCGACGATGCGCCGCGCCGTGACGCAATGGTTTTTGCAGTCCATCTCTGGAACCCGCACGGTGGCGAGCCCAAGTCGATTTGGGATGTGATGAACCGGCAGAAGGACATCCAGTATTCCAGCCGCGCCAATTCCCATATTGCGCGCCAGAGGCAACTCCACAAGCTGCGCCACGTCATCACTCAGCTTGCCGCAATGGTTCCACAAGGCACACAACACGACACGGATGTCGACACGCTGGCGGGCTATGGCTGCGTGACCAAGATGCATGTGATACGCTTGCTTGCGCCGGCGCTCGATCATGAAGATCACAGCAAGGATGTCGATTTCAGCCCACGCGGGATCCGCGAGCGGCGCGAAGCCGGTTATAGAGATACCTTGGCTGTGCTGAAGGAAGCCCCCTGGCGCGCAGACAATGACCCGCTGGAAGGGTTCATCCTGCACGAAGCCATGGGCGGAGACCTTGTCGAGGTCGATGCGGCCTAG
- a CDS encoding serine hydrolase domain-containing protein: MTLPPPLDWPEAGIGPGPEIPEHLRVTRENWRLYPFSRWAFQHTRELVPSRAVRRSSAPRALPHAPVDLAGLSFGGMTWEDFVAATYTDAMIVLHKGAIVYETYRNGMSSLTPHHCFSVSKSFVGLIAEILISAGRLDPQQPASDYVPDLAGSGFAGARVRDLLDMTDGVAFDEDYANPDADVHRYSASYWTPSAATGGARETLARLEARDADPGASFSYRSPVADALGWVLVNATGQRLADLATELLWHPAGCEEDGHFLVDTAGHEIAATGLNATARDLARLALLILDPTSAIPADARQRIFAGGDRALFASSRHGVRAGGSYRSQWWISHNAQGAISALGVYGQRVHIEPGAEMAFIRFGSHPLASNLHTDDLHQAAIGALRQHLSD; the protein is encoded by the coding sequence ATGACACTGCCTCCTCCCTTGGACTGGCCAGAAGCCGGCATTGGCCCGGGGCCCGAAATTCCGGAACACCTCAGGGTAACGCGCGAAAATTGGCGGCTTTACCCCTTCTCGCGTTGGGCCTTCCAGCATACGCGCGAACTCGTTCCGTCTCGCGCAGTTCGGCGCAGCTCGGCGCCGCGCGCGCTTCCCCATGCGCCCGTCGATCTTGCCGGATTGAGCTTTGGCGGGATGACCTGGGAAGACTTTGTCGCGGCAACCTATACCGATGCGATGATCGTGCTGCACAAGGGCGCGATCGTCTACGAAACCTACCGCAATGGCATGTCGTCCCTGACACCGCACCATTGCTTTTCCGTCAGCAAGTCCTTTGTCGGACTGATCGCGGAAATACTGATCAGTGCGGGCCGGCTTGATCCGCAGCAGCCAGCGTCCGACTATGTCCCGGATCTGGCGGGAAGCGGCTTTGCGGGCGCCCGTGTGCGCGATCTGTTGGATATGACGGATGGTGTCGCCTTTGATGAGGATTATGCCAATCCCGATGCCGATGTGCACCGTTATTCCGCAAGCTATTGGACGCCGTCTGCCGCGACGGGCGGGGCGCGCGAAACGCTCGCCAGGCTCGAGGCGCGCGACGCCGACCCTGGCGCAAGCTTTTCCTATCGCAGCCCGGTGGCCGATGCGCTCGGTTGGGTGCTTGTCAACGCCACTGGCCAGCGCCTTGCCGATCTCGCGACCGAACTTCTGTGGCATCCGGCGGGATGCGAAGAGGATGGGCATTTTCTGGTCGATACGGCCGGCCACGAGATCGCGGCAACCGGCCTCAATGCGACGGCGCGCGACCTCGCCCGGCTGGCGCTGCTGATCCTAGACCCCACCTCCGCCATTCCGGCCGACGCCCGACAGCGGATTTTTGCAGGCGGAGACCGGGCATTGTTCGCGTCATCACGACATGGCGTGCGGGCGGGAGGCTCCTATCGCAGCCAGTGGTGGATTTCGCACAATGCCCAGGGCGCCATTTCCGCGCTCGGCGTCTATGGCCAGCGGGTGCATATTGAGCCGGGAGCAGAGATGGCCTTCATCCGCTTCGGATCACACCCGCTGGCGTCGAACCTGCACACGGATGACCTTCACCAAGCCGCGATTGGCGCCTTGCGGCAGCATCTGTCTGACTAG